The Persephonella sp. genome segment TCAACATATTTTGCTGCGTATTCCCTGCATAACCTTCTAAATTCTGCTTTTGAAAGGTCTTCCTTCCTTTTTTTCTCTTTTTTCAGCTGTTTTTCAACCTGCTGTTCAATAGGAAGACCATGGCAGTCCCATCCTGGAACAAAAGGAGCATCTTTACCAAGCATTGATTGATATTTAACAAGAATATCTTTTAAAACCTTGTTAAGTGCATGCCCGAGATGGATATTACCATTAGCATAAGGTGGTCCATCATGGAGAATATATTTATCTCTACCTTTTCTTTCTTCCCTAAGCTTTTTATATAAATTAATCTCATCCCATTTTTTAATAAATTCAGGTTCTCTATTTGGTAAATTTCCTTTCATAGGAAATGAAGTTTTTGGTAAGTTAAGGGTGTTCTTCCAGTCCAAGACTTAAACCTCCAGCAAAAGTATTCAAGAATAATTATTTTATCATGTTAAGGGAATTACGAATAAGCCAAATTAATGAAGTATAATTTAATAATTAAATCCTTTGAAAAAGAGGTGAAAAATTGAAAAAACTGCTTTTTATACTTCCTGCAATTTTATTTTTTTCGGTGGCTTACTCTCAGCCACAGGCAGAATCCACAGAAAACTCTTTAATAATTGATGAAATAAATGATGACAGCTGGATGGACAAATATTTTCTTATAAAAAGATTTAATTTCCTACCTGTAATCCGTGACTATAGAGATGAGCTGGGGCTTACAGATGAGCAGCTTAAAATCATAAACCAGTTTTATAAAAAGTATTACAAAAAAATGGTAGATATAGCAAAAAAAATTCAAAAAGAGGAACAGCAGCTTGAAAATATGATTCTAAATGGCGGAAGTCCTGAAAAAATAAAAAAACTGGTTATTGATATAGCAAAACTAAAAGCCGAGCTTACCGTTTATAATATCAAAGAAATTAGAACACTCCAGAGTGCAATGACAAAAGAGCAATTTAAAAAACTACTTGACTTATCAGGACAGGATATTATGTAACCATGAGATACCTGTATCTTCTGTTTTTATTTTTGTATTCAACAGTTTTTGGTCTGACCCTTGATGATGCAATAAAACTGGCACTCAATAATCATCCCTATTTAAAGGAACAGTATCACTATCTAAAAGCTTCAGAATTTGATTACAAATACAGCTGGGGAAATTTTTTCCCTACGGTAAATCTTAATTTCAGTTATACAAAATTTAGAGATGGTTCAGGAGGGGATAGTTTCAGCAGAAACCGTTCTATAAAATTTTCTTGGACACTTTATAACTCAGGAACAAATATATTAGAACTTTTAAAAAGCAAAGAATCTTTACTATCAAAGCAAAAAAGCTACAGCGAAGACCTGCTGGACATTATCTACGACGTTAAAAAAGCGTATTACGAAGCCGTTGCAAAAAATCAGATATACAAAATTCGCCAGATTCAGCTAAAGGCGGCACAAAAAGACCTTGAACTTGCACAGAAAAAACTGGAACTGGGACTTGTAACAAAGGCAGATTATCTTCAGGCAAAAGTAAGACTTGAAGATATTAGATACTCCCTAATCAGTGCAGAATTTGAATACAAAAAAGCCCTTGCCAGCCTTAACAGCTTAATCGGCTACCCTCTGGATACAAAACTCAAACTTGATTACTCAATACTAAAAAGATTTGAAATTTATGATGTTCCCGATTTTGAGTTTATCAAAAAACTTGCCTTTAAGAAAAGACCTGTCTTTAAGCAATACTATCATGATATCAAAAGGGCAAAATATTCCACAAAAGAAGAAATCCTCAGCTTTACACCTACAGTTTCAGTATCCTATTCATTGAACAAAGACCACTCATCCTCATCAGGAACAGATTACTACAACGTTTTTAACTTTGGTCTTAGCTGGACTATATTTGAAGGATTAAAAAGATACCATGCTTATCTTTCAGCAAAGGAAAATGAGCTTGCTGCAAAGGAAAAACTCAGGGAACTAAAAAGAATAATAACCCTGAAGCTATATCAGTATTATATGGACTTAAAGTCTGCATACAGAAATATTGATGTAGCCAGAACGCTTCTTGAAGAAGCCGACCATAACTACAAACAGGCAATCGGTGAATACAAGGCAGGAAAAGGAGATATTATATCCCTGCTTACAGCTGAAAGTTCTCTGGCCAGTGCCCACGAAAAATTCGTAAACTCACTACTTGATATTGCACGGACAAAAGCAACACTGGAGCGGGAGATAGGGGTTGTTGACTTGTCCAAGGAGGAACAATCCCAATGAAAAAATTCCTAATTATTGCCCTGATAGTTCTTATTCCTGTTATTGCAGGTGTTTATTATTACAATAAGCAAAAAGAACAACAACAGCAGATAAAAGTCTATGAAACAGCAAAGGTAAAAAGAGGCAAAATACAGAACATAATTAATGCCACAGCAATTGTAAAAACCAGAGTCAACGCATACCTGAAAATAGGCACCCGTGCAACAGGTGAAATTCAAAAGATGTTTGTTGATGTAGGAGATTATGTAAAAAAAGGCCAGTTAATTGCCATCATAGACCAGCGGGAATATAAAAAAGATGTTGAAAGGCTAACTTATCAGCTTGAAGAGGCTAAGAAAAATCTTCAAAAAATACTTCAGGTATATCCTGCCAGAATAAAAGAGGCAGAGAAAAAGCTATCTGTCGCTCAGGCTGAATATGATTATGCAAAATGGAACTTCTTAAGGGAAAAACAGCTTTTAAAACAGGGATTTACCACACAGGAAAGCTATGAAAAAGCCCAGAAAGAACTAAAAGCAAAAAAAGCCCAGCTTGAGCTGGCAAAAGCCACACTGGAAAAGCTCAAACTTGAATATAAAAACGAGAAGGAAATAGCACAGGAAAATATAAAAGTTACTCAAAAGCAGCTGGAAAAGGCAAAAATCAGATTATCCTATACAGAAATATATTCTCCAATAGATGGAATAGTCTCAAAAGTTG includes the following:
- a CDS encoding TolC family protein, whose amino-acid sequence is MRYLYLLFLFLYSTVFGLTLDDAIKLALNNHPYLKEQYHYLKASEFDYKYSWGNFFPTVNLNFSYTKFRDGSGGDSFSRNRSIKFSWTLYNSGTNILELLKSKESLLSKQKSYSEDLLDIIYDVKKAYYEAVAKNQIYKIRQIQLKAAQKDLELAQKKLELGLVTKADYLQAKVRLEDIRYSLISAEFEYKKALASLNSLIGYPLDTKLKLDYSILKRFEIYDVPDFEFIKKLAFKKRPVFKQYYHDIKRAKYSTKEEILSFTPTVSVSYSLNKDHSSSSGTDYYNVFNFGLSWTIFEGLKRYHAYLSAKENELAAKEKLRELKRIITLKLYQYYMDLKSAYRNIDVARTLLEEADHNYKQAIGEYKAGKGDIISLLTAESSLASAHEKFVNSLLDIARTKATLEREIGVVDLSKEEQSQ
- a CDS encoding efflux RND transporter periplasmic adaptor subunit — translated: MKKFLIIALIVLIPVIAGVYYYNKQKEQQQQIKVYETAKVKRGKIQNIINATAIVKTRVNAYLKIGTRATGEIQKMFVDVGDYVKKGQLIAIIDQREYKKDVERLTYQLEEAKKNLQKILQVYPARIKEAEKKLSVAQAEYDYAKWNFLREKQLLKQGFTTQESYEKAQKELKAKKAQLELAKATLEKLKLEYKNEKEIAQENIKVTQKQLEKAKIRLSYTEIYSPIDGIVSKVVAREGETLVAGLQAGELVTILKPDKLEIQIFVDETDIGKVQPGQKVIYYVDAYPDKFFHGKITQIYPEPIVKQNIVYYLAIVPVKKEYAIYLRPEMTVYTKIIAGEKDNALIIPNSAIRYEKGRQYVYVIQNGKPVKRYVKTGWIGENYTEVIEGLKEGEEIAVKFSAPVKTKVFK